One Cyanobium sp. AMD-g genomic window carries:
- a CDS encoding UDP-N-acetylmuramoyl-L-alanyl-D-glutamate--2,6-diaminopimelate ligase produces MSPLLQSLLRQVGLPPLPDPTGALAQAVVSGVSCDSRRVGPGSLFVGLPGTAVDGGSFWPEVLAAGAVAAVIGPAAAAVRPPAPGDPVLVVEPPLALWAGRLAAEFWCQPSGRLALIGVTGTNGKTTTTYLIEHLAAAAGRPAALFGTLQNRWPGHSATATHTTAFADLLQADLAQAASAGSAIAAMEVSSHALDQQRVAGCRFAGAVFTNLTQDHLDYHPSMQAYFEAKARLFAPELLDGGAVVNVDDPWGARLAERLAAAGPCWRCSLEDPSVELYISDLTMGADGVSGRLHSPSGEGLFRSPLVGRFNLMNLLQAVGALLQQGLPLAQLLEGLASFRGVPGRMERVGGPQGVALPAVLVDYAHTPDGLENALAACRPFTDGRLICVFGCGGDRDRSKRPQMAAIAARLADAVVVTSDNPRTEDPQRILADVVAGIPAGTELVVEGDRAAAIAAAIAAAAPQDLVLIAGKGHEDYQILGTTKVHFDDREQAALALMARAS; encoded by the coding sequence ATGTCACCGCTGCTTCAGTCGCTCCTGCGTCAGGTGGGCCTGCCGCCGCTCCCCGACCCCACCGGCGCCCTGGCCCAGGCGGTGGTGAGCGGGGTCAGCTGCGATTCCCGCCGCGTCGGCCCCGGCAGCCTGTTCGTGGGCCTGCCCGGCACGGCGGTGGATGGCGGCAGCTTCTGGCCCGAGGTGCTGGCCGCCGGCGCCGTGGCGGCCGTGATCGGGCCGGCGGCGGCCGCCGTCCGGCCGCCGGCTCCTGGCGATCCGGTGCTGGTGGTGGAGCCCCCCCTGGCCCTCTGGGCCGGCCGGCTGGCGGCGGAGTTCTGGTGCCAGCCCAGCGGGCGCCTGGCGCTGATCGGCGTCACCGGCACGAACGGCAAGACCACCACCACCTACCTGATCGAGCACCTGGCCGCCGCGGCCGGCCGGCCGGCGGCCCTGTTCGGCACCCTGCAGAACCGCTGGCCGGGTCACAGCGCCACAGCGACCCACACCACGGCCTTCGCCGATCTGCTGCAGGCCGATCTGGCCCAGGCGGCGTCAGCCGGCAGCGCCATCGCGGCGATGGAGGTGAGCTCCCACGCCCTCGACCAGCAGCGGGTGGCCGGCTGCCGCTTCGCCGGCGCGGTGTTCACCAACCTCACCCAGGACCACCTCGACTACCACCCGTCGATGCAGGCCTACTTCGAGGCCAAGGCCCGGCTGTTCGCCCCGGAGCTGCTCGACGGCGGCGCCGTGGTGAATGTGGACGACCCCTGGGGGGCCCGCCTGGCCGAGCGGTTGGCGGCGGCCGGCCCCTGCTGGCGCTGCTCCCTGGAGGATCCGTCTGTGGAGCTGTACATCAGCGATCTGACGATGGGCGCCGATGGGGTGAGCGGCCGGCTGCACAGCCCGTCGGGCGAGGGGCTGTTCCGCTCGCCCCTGGTGGGACGGTTCAACCTGATGAACCTGCTGCAGGCGGTGGGGGCCCTGCTGCAGCAGGGCCTGCCCCTGGCCCAGCTGCTCGAGGGTCTGGCCAGCTTCCGGGGCGTTCCGGGGCGCATGGAGCGGGTGGGTGGCCCGCAGGGAGTGGCCCTGCCGGCGGTGCTGGTGGATTACGCCCACACCCCCGACGGCCTCGAGAACGCCCTGGCGGCCTGCCGTCCCTTCACCGACGGCCGGTTGATCTGTGTGTTCGGCTGTGGCGGCGATCGCGACCGCAGCAAACGGCCCCAGATGGCGGCCATCGCCGCCCGCCTGGCCGATGCGGTGGTGGTCACCTCCGACAACCCCCGCACCGAGGACCCCCAGCGGATCCTCGCTGACGTGGTGGCGGGGATTCCCGCTGGCACCGAGCTGGTGGTGGAGGGTGACCGCGCCGCCGCCATCGCCGCCGCCATCGCCGCCG
- a CDS encoding glutaredoxin family protein has translation MQELLLFTRQGCCLCEGLEEKLRTLEPPQPLQRIDVDTDASLQGRYGLAVPVLAVAASTDAPFRELPRVSPRLAGAQLRAWLIKQGVR, from the coding sequence ATGCAGGAGCTGCTGCTTTTCACACGCCAGGGCTGCTGCCTTTGCGAGGGCCTGGAGGAGAAGCTTCGGACCCTGGAGCCCCCCCAGCCCCTGCAACGGATCGATGTGGACACCGATGCCTCATTGCAGGGGCGCTATGGGTTGGCCGTGCCCGTTCTGGCGGTGGCGGCCAGCACAGACGCTCCCTTCCGCGAGCTGCCGCGGGTGTCCCCCCGTCTGGCGGGAGCCCAGCTACGGGCCTGGCTGATCAAACAGGGCGTCCGCTGA
- the yidD gene encoding membrane protein insertion efficiency factor YidD, with translation MLGEPGCPRVQRQPPTLSGDGPLAVPSTLTSAVAAVLLALIGAYRRWLSPLLGPRCRFIPSCSAYGLEAIGRHGPWRGGWLTLKRIGRCHPFTPCGCDPVPD, from the coding sequence ATGCTGGGAGAACCCGGATGCCCGCGCGTGCAGCGCCAACCACCCACCCTAAGCGGCGACGGTCCCTTGGCGGTTCCGTCGACCCTCACCTCCGCCGTGGCGGCCGTGTTGCTGGCCCTGATCGGCGCTTACCGCCGCTGGCTCTCCCCCCTGCTGGGCCCCCGTTGCCGCTTCATTCCCAGCTGCAGCGCCTATGGGCTGGAGGCGATCGGCCGCCATGGTCCCTGGCGCGGCGGCTGGCTCACCCTGAAGCGGATCGGCCGCTGCCACCCGTTCACCCCCTGCGGCTGCGACCCGGTACCCGATTGA
- the rpsD gene encoding 30S ribosomal protein S4 translates to MSRYRGPRLRITRRLGDLPGLTRKAAKRSYPPGQHGQARRKRSEYAIRLEEKQKLRFNYGISERQLVRYVKKARAQEGSTGTNLLKLLENRLDNICFRLGLGPTVPGARQLVNHGHVTVNGRVVDIPSYQCRAGDVVAIRERKCSKTLAEANLAFPGLANIPPHLEFDKAKMTAKVGGRIEREWVALEINELLVVEFYSRKV, encoded by the coding sequence ATGTCTCGCTACCGCGGCCCTCGCCTGAGGATCACGCGGCGCTTGGGGGACCTTCCCGGTCTCACCCGTAAGGCCGCCAAACGGTCTTATCCCCCCGGTCAGCACGGCCAAGCCCGTCGCAAGCGCTCCGAATACGCGATCCGTCTCGAAGAAAAGCAGAAACTGCGTTTCAACTACGGCATTTCCGAACGTCAGCTGGTGCGCTACGTGAAGAAAGCCCGTGCCCAGGAGGGTTCCACCGGAACCAACCTGCTCAAGCTGCTCGAAAACCGCCTCGACAACATCTGTTTCCGCCTGGGCCTCGGTCCCACCGTTCCCGGCGCCCGCCAGCTGGTGAACCATGGCCACGTGACCGTGAACGGACGTGTGGTGGACATCCCCAGCTACCAGTGCAGGGCCGGCGATGTGGTTGCCATCCGCGAGCGCAAGTGCAGCAAGACCCTGGCCGAAGCCAACCTGGCCTTCCCCGGCCTGGCCAACATCCCGCCCCACCTCGAGTTCGACAAGGCCAAGATGACCGCCAAGGTGGGCGGCCGCATCGAGCGCGAATGGGTCGCCCTCGAGATCAACGAACTGCTGGTGGTGGAGTTCTACAGCCGCAAGGTCTGA
- a CDS encoding class I SAM-dependent methyltransferase, protein MSGGFTDHFGSVAGAYAHYRPTYPPPLFDWLAAVAPGRHRAWDCATGTGQAAVALAGHFSEVVATDASASQLAAASPHPRVHYRQAAAESSGLEANSIDLVTVAQALHWLKRPRFFAEVERVMRPGGVLAVWSYGIPHLEGETADGQLQHFYADIVGPYWPAEKALVENGYRDLVLPFESLQAPSFAMDVAWSLEQVLGYCSSWSASARYREALGSDPIDHLRPALAAAWGEAETPRRLHWPLTIKASRLGSA, encoded by the coding sequence ATGAGCGGCGGCTTCACCGATCACTTCGGCTCCGTTGCCGGGGCGTACGCCCACTACCGGCCCACCTACCCGCCGCCCCTGTTCGACTGGCTGGCCGCGGTGGCACCGGGCCGGCATCGGGCCTGGGACTGCGCCACCGGCACGGGCCAGGCCGCCGTTGCCCTGGCCGGCCACTTCAGTGAGGTGGTGGCCACCGACGCCAGCGCCAGCCAGCTCGCCGCCGCCAGCCCCCATCCCCGCGTCCACTACCGGCAGGCGGCGGCGGAGAGCTCCGGGCTGGAGGCGAACAGCATCGATCTGGTCACGGTCGCCCAGGCCCTGCACTGGTTGAAGCGGCCCCGCTTCTTCGCAGAGGTGGAACGGGTGATGCGCCCCGGCGGCGTGCTGGCCGTCTGGAGCTACGGCATTCCTCACCTGGAGGGCGAGACGGCCGACGGCCAGCTGCAGCACTTTTACGCCGACATCGTTGGTCCTTACTGGCCAGCCGAAAAGGCGCTGGTGGAGAACGGCTACCGCGACCTGGTACTGCCCTTCGAAAGCCTGCAGGCCCCATCGTTCGCCATGGACGTCGCCTGGAGCCTGGAGCAGGTGCTCGGCTACTGCTCCAGCTGGTCGGCCAGCGCTCGCTACCGCGAGGCCCTGGGCAGCGACCCGATCGACCATCTGCGTCCGGCCCTGGCCGCCGCCTGGGGGGAGGCGGAGACTCCACGGCGCCTGCATTGGCCGCTGACGATCAAGGCGTCGCGACTGGGCTCGGCGTAG
- a CDS encoding V-type ATP synthase subunit A, whose product MNSSIESLPEYEPASVVAVQDDLVTIQMAQTRPRPLLKNEVIYICLPSRGGERQEKLKAEVLRVRGRLADAQVFESTKGVGIGDPVEQTGEQLSVTLGPGLLSQVYDGLQNPLAQLAAGYGTFLPRGADVSPLDTEKKWSFQPRAKIGDTLRAGDVIGTVQEGRFSHKIMVPFDQQGAVSLDWIQQGSFTINTAVARIRDGSGSQRSLTLTQQWPVRRALPQALLETNRCERLYPQEPMITTQRIIDTFLPIARGGTGCIPGPFGAGKTVLQNLISRHSDVDIVLVVACGERAGEVVETITEFPKLSDPKTGGSLMDRTIIICNTSSMPVAAREASIYTGLTLGEYYRQMGYNVLLIADSTSRWAQAMRETSGRLEEIPGEEAFPAYLDSSIKSVYERAGIIRTSDGSVGSLTMIGTVSPAGGNFEEPVTQCTLGTVKAFLGLSAERAYKRFYPAVDILLSWSRYFQQLEGWFSQHLSPEWVGRVAAMNGLLKEGDRVGQMIQVTGEEGVSLADFIVFQKALFLDMVYLQQDAFDAVDSTTPLERQKTSFDLVFDLLHRDPTFTDKKAVRDFYTQLTGLYRNLNYAPAGSPTYKSFLQQIQALSGAPTPSPVATP is encoded by the coding sequence ATGAACAGCAGCATTGAGTCTCTCCCTGAGTACGAACCCGCCAGCGTTGTGGCCGTTCAGGATGATCTCGTCACGATCCAGATGGCCCAGACCAGGCCACGGCCTCTGCTCAAGAATGAGGTGATCTACATCTGTCTGCCGAGCCGTGGTGGTGAACGCCAGGAAAAGCTGAAGGCCGAAGTTCTGCGGGTGCGCGGCCGGCTGGCCGATGCCCAGGTGTTCGAAAGCACCAAGGGGGTCGGCATCGGCGACCCGGTGGAACAGACGGGCGAGCAACTCTCCGTCACGCTCGGTCCCGGCCTGCTGAGCCAGGTCTATGACGGCCTGCAGAATCCCCTGGCCCAGCTGGCCGCTGGCTACGGCACGTTTCTGCCCCGCGGCGCCGATGTGTCGCCCCTGGATACGGAGAAGAAGTGGTCGTTTCAGCCCAGGGCCAAGATCGGCGACACCCTCCGCGCCGGCGATGTGATCGGCACCGTTCAGGAGGGGCGATTCAGCCACAAGATCATGGTCCCCTTCGATCAGCAGGGGGCGGTCAGCCTCGACTGGATTCAGCAGGGGAGTTTCACGATCAACACCGCCGTGGCCCGGATCCGTGATGGCAGCGGCAGCCAGCGCTCGCTCACCCTCACGCAGCAGTGGCCGGTGCGGCGTGCCCTGCCCCAGGCGCTGCTGGAGACGAACCGCTGCGAGCGGCTCTATCCCCAGGAGCCGATGATCACCACCCAGCGGATCATCGACACCTTTCTGCCCATCGCCCGGGGAGGTACCGGCTGCATCCCGGGCCCTTTCGGTGCTGGCAAGACCGTGCTCCAGAACCTGATCTCGCGCCACTCCGATGTCGACATCGTGCTGGTGGTGGCCTGCGGGGAACGGGCGGGAGAAGTGGTGGAAACGATCACCGAATTTCCCAAGCTTTCCGATCCCAAGACCGGCGGATCGCTGATGGATCGCACCATCATCATCTGCAACACGTCCTCGATGCCGGTGGCGGCGCGGGAGGCTTCCATCTATACCGGCCTCACCCTGGGGGAGTACTACCGCCAGATGGGCTACAACGTGCTGCTGATCGCCGATTCCACCTCCCGCTGGGCCCAGGCGATGCGCGAAACCTCCGGCCGGCTGGAGGAGATTCCAGGTGAAGAGGCGTTTCCTGCCTATCTCGATTCCTCGATCAAGAGTGTCTATGAGCGGGCGGGAATCATTCGCACCAGCGATGGCTCCGTCGGCAGCCTCACCATGATCGGCACGGTGTCGCCCGCAGGAGGCAATTTCGAGGAGCCGGTCACCCAGTGCACCCTGGGCACGGTCAAGGCATTTCTGGGGTTGAGTGCGGAGCGCGCCTACAAGCGGTTCTATCCGGCCGTCGACATCCTGCTTTCCTGGTCCCGCTATTTCCAGCAGCTCGAGGGTTGGTTCTCCCAGCACCTCTCACCGGAGTGGGTGGGCCGCGTTGCCGCAATGAACGGGTTGCTCAAGGAGGGCGACCGCGTCGGCCAGATGATTCAGGTGACCGGGGAGGAAGGCGTCAGCCTGGCGGATTTCATCGTGTTCCAGAAGGCCCTGTTTCTCGACATGGTGTATCTGCAGCAGGATGCCTTTGATGCTGTTGATTCCACCACCCCCTTGGAACGCCAGAAGACCTCCTTCGATCTGGTGTTCGATCTGCTGCACCGTGACCCCACCTTCACCGACAAGAAAGCCGTTCGGGATTTCTACACCCAACTCACGGGTCTGTACCGGAACCTGAATTACGCCCCCGCCGGTTCGCCCACCTACAAGAGCTTTCTGCAGCAGATCCAGGCCCTCTCCGGAGCCCCTACGCCGAGCCCAGTCGCGACGCCTTGA
- a CDS encoding DUF2764 family protein: MASLPPLGSLFEAATPPISRLKLESRLGLLEAPDLHTLEQIANLIAWSSQPLERTDAAFIDEAHRFLASNRNPTLRSLVTHRLDMRTIVAALRRRRRGEAQPPSGEVWGFGEWVGLIERNWNAPTFKLEAIFPWVRQAHDLLEKDDLIGFEKLQFSVVWAMLNRIGAGHSFDLEALIIYLARWSLVSRWSCYKGDAAVARFRELVDAGLGSHKELFSGASQ, encoded by the coding sequence ATGGCCAGCCTGCCGCCGCTCGGGTCGCTGTTTGAAGCCGCGACACCGCCGATTTCCAGGCTCAAGCTGGAAAGCCGCCTGGGTCTGCTCGAGGCCCCCGATCTCCACACCCTGGAGCAGATCGCCAATCTGATCGCCTGGTCGTCCCAGCCCCTGGAGCGCACCGATGCGGCGTTCATTGACGAGGCCCATCGCTTCCTTGCCTCCAATCGCAACCCCACCCTGCGCAGCCTCGTGACCCATCGTCTGGACATGCGCACGATCGTGGCGGCGTTGCGTCGCCGTCGCCGCGGTGAGGCCCAGCCGCCCAGCGGAGAGGTCTGGGGGTTTGGTGAATGGGTGGGTTTGATCGAGCGCAACTGGAACGCGCCGACATTCAAACTGGAGGCGATCTTTCCCTGGGTCAGACAGGCTCACGACCTGCTGGAGAAGGACGACCTGATCGGCTTTGAGAAACTGCAGTTTTCTGTTGTCTGGGCCATGTTGAACCGTATTGGAGCTGGCCATTCCTTTGATCTTGAGGCGCTGATCATCTATCTGGCGCGCTGGAGTCTGGTCAGCCGTTGGTCATGCTACAAAGGAGACGCGGCCGTGGCTCGTTTCCGTGAGCTGGTGGATGCCGGCCTTGGAAGCCACAAAGAACTGTTTTCGGGTGCATCTCAATGA
- a CDS encoding ATP synthase subunit C, whose protein sequence is MNNDTSILVLGWIGIYAPVALAAIGASIGCTTAGQAAIGAMMEVSSGYGRFVGLSALPSSMSIYGIVVMFILNRPVTPANSGGLFGIGLLSGLAFLMAAIYQGLCCASAISGSKAKPEIFGLSLAPAAIVEGFAVFAFVFALVAAGGIPK, encoded by the coding sequence GTGAACAACGACACATCCATTCTGGTCCTGGGCTGGATCGGCATCTACGCGCCGGTGGCGTTGGCGGCGATCGGCGCCTCCATCGGTTGCACCACGGCGGGGCAGGCGGCGATCGGCGCGATGATGGAAGTGAGCAGCGGCTACGGACGCTTCGTTGGCCTCTCCGCACTGCCGTCGTCGATGTCGATCTACGGCATTGTCGTGATGTTCATCCTCAACCGGCCGGTGACTCCGGCCAATTCCGGCGGCCTTTTCGGCATCGGCCTGCTCTCGGGCCTGGCGTTCCTGATGGCGGCGATCTACCAGGGATTGTGCTGTGCCTCCGCCATTTCCGGATCCAAGGCCAAGCCCGAGATTTTCGGCCTTTCCCTGGCACCGGCCGCGATCGTTGAGGGCTTCGCTGTGTTTGCCTTCGTCTTCGCCCTGGTGGCGGCTGGAGGTATTCCCAAATAG
- a CDS encoding V-type ATP synthase subunit I gives MTIVALAKVSLFGLAAQKQAVLADLQALGCLHLIDLGAADSAADFTAPQPAVEAREALRYLMDVRQRRYPLKADPTFQLEVVVAKALANRARKRAAEDRILVLRHHLAELAPWGNFRLPELGELGGQRLWFYRVPHSKLGAFQQALDGMALPWQQVHASPRHGYVVLIAEQEPDQNLLPVQRAHVGSESPEELRAELDQAHVALDDIEAEHVALSRWIFLLSKHLIRADEQVALNEAGKKTADLGRVFQVQGWMPRHDLPRLTSYVERMGLACWAESPTSEDAPPTLMTNPDLLAGGEDLVTFYETPGYRDWDPSVVVFFSFAMFFAMILADAGYALVLGVLLALSWNGMGQRPSSRRFRVLAAVGLLFSLLYGVLAGSYFGASPPPGSLLAHLQVLNLDDFTVMMKVSLVVGALHLILANGIVAMRAVSIAERAKPIGWIAIILAGLSLYLGAGTSAGRDLGLGLGVGGLLTILLLSSERPLDSLGSLLLRLFDGLASLAELSKLFGDVMSYLRLFALGLASASLALTFNQLAGEVYRSEVPLAVVISLLILILGHGINLLLAIISGFVHGLRLNFIEFFNWSLDEEGYPFSPFSKKETAL, from the coding sequence ATGACGATCGTTGCCCTGGCCAAAGTCTCGCTCTTCGGTCTCGCGGCCCAGAAGCAGGCCGTGCTGGCGGACCTGCAGGCGCTTGGATGTCTGCATCTGATTGACCTGGGAGCGGCGGATTCCGCCGCTGATTTCACCGCTCCCCAACCGGCCGTTGAGGCCCGCGAGGCCCTGCGGTACCTGATGGATGTGCGCCAGCGCCGTTATCCGTTGAAGGCTGATCCCACGTTCCAGCTTGAGGTTGTGGTGGCGAAGGCACTGGCGAACCGCGCACGCAAACGGGCCGCCGAGGACAGAATTCTTGTCCTGCGCCACCATCTCGCTGAGCTGGCCCCATGGGGGAACTTCCGGCTGCCTGAGCTGGGGGAACTCGGCGGCCAACGCCTGTGGTTCTATCGGGTTCCCCATTCCAAGCTGGGAGCGTTCCAGCAGGCGCTCGATGGGATGGCGCTGCCGTGGCAGCAGGTCCATGCCAGTCCCAGGCACGGCTATGTCGTGCTTATCGCCGAACAGGAGCCCGACCAGAACCTCCTGCCGGTCCAGCGGGCCCACGTGGGGTCCGAATCGCCTGAGGAGTTGAGGGCTGAACTCGACCAGGCCCATGTCGCTCTCGATGACATCGAAGCGGAGCATGTGGCCCTCAGCCGCTGGATCTTTCTGCTCTCCAAGCACCTGATCCGTGCCGATGAACAGGTGGCCCTCAACGAGGCAGGCAAGAAGACCGCTGATCTGGGCCGTGTCTTTCAGGTGCAGGGCTGGATGCCACGCCACGACCTGCCCCGGCTCACGTCCTATGTCGAGCGAATGGGGCTGGCCTGCTGGGCCGAAAGTCCGACGTCAGAGGACGCCCCTCCCACCTTGATGACGAATCCGGATCTGCTGGCCGGTGGCGAAGATCTCGTCACCTTCTACGAGACGCCGGGCTATCGCGACTGGGATCCCTCGGTGGTGGTGTTCTTCTCCTTCGCGATGTTCTTCGCCATGATTCTGGCGGATGCGGGCTATGCCCTGGTGCTGGGTGTGCTGTTGGCGTTGTCCTGGAATGGGATGGGACAGCGGCCGTCTTCGCGCCGCTTCCGCGTGCTGGCGGCGGTCGGTCTGTTGTTCTCGCTGCTTTACGGGGTGCTGGCCGGGAGTTACTTCGGAGCTTCCCCCCCGCCAGGATCGCTCCTGGCCCATCTTCAGGTGCTGAATCTGGATGATTTCACTGTGATGATGAAGGTCTCCCTGGTGGTGGGTGCCCTGCACCTGATCCTGGCCAATGGGATCGTGGCCATGCGTGCGGTGTCGATCGCCGAGCGCGCCAAGCCCATCGGCTGGATCGCCATCATTCTCGCTGGCCTCAGTCTCTACCTCGGTGCGGGCACCTCGGCGGGTCGTGATCTGGGCCTCGGCCTCGGTGTCGGCGGCTTGCTCACCATCCTGCTGCTGAGCAGCGAGCGCCCCCTTGATTCGCTGGGGTCCCTGCTGCTGCGCTTGTTCGATGGGCTCGCCTCCCTGGCGGAACTCTCCAAACTTTTTGGCGATGTGATGAGTTACCTGCGGCTGTTTGCCCTAGGCTTGGCCAGTGCCTCTCTGGCCCTGACGTTCAATCAGCTGGCTGGCGAAGTTTACCGCTCCGAAGTGCCCCTTGCAGTGGTGATTTCGCTGCTGATCCTTATTCTGGGGCATGGCATCAACCTGCTGCTGGCCATCATCAGCGGCTTCGTCCATGGCCTGAGGCTCAACTTCATCGAGTTCTTCAACTGGAGCCTTGACGAGGAAGGCTATCCGTTCTCACCCTTCAGCAAAAAGGAGACGGCATTGTGA
- a CDS encoding V-type ATP synthase subunit D, with amino-acid sequence MARLSLTKASLTKEKSLLRTFQDVLPSLDMKRRQIGAEREKARRLLAEALAKAAAIEPDVAARLPMVANAAIDLSDLVTIAALEIGEENLMGTRLPILQSLSFRVSPYGVLTKPFWVDALVSVLQQSMEQTIRIQVARRRLDALEQAERIVTQRYNLFDKVLIPRARQNIRKISIYLADAERAGVVNSKIAKRKKEHQAP; translated from the coding sequence ATGGCCAGGCTCTCGCTCACCAAAGCTTCCCTGACCAAGGAGAAGTCCCTGCTGCGGACCTTTCAGGATGTCCTGCCATCGCTGGACATGAAGCGCCGCCAGATCGGCGCGGAACGGGAGAAGGCCCGCCGCCTGCTGGCCGAGGCGCTGGCGAAGGCGGCGGCGATCGAGCCGGACGTGGCGGCCCGACTGCCGATGGTGGCCAACGCGGCGATCGATCTCTCCGATCTGGTGACCATCGCCGCGCTGGAGATCGGCGAAGAGAATCTGATGGGCACCCGACTGCCAATCCTCCAGAGCCTCTCGTTCCGGGTCAGCCCCTATGGCGTGCTCACCAAGCCGTTCTGGGTCGACGCCCTGGTCAGCGTGCTCCAGCAGTCCATGGAGCAGACCATTCGCATCCAGGTGGCCCGGCGCCGCTTGGATGCTCTCGAGCAAGCCGAAAGAATCGTGACCCAACGCTATAACTTGTTTGACAAGGTTCTGATCCCAAGGGCAAGACAGAACATTCGCAAAATCTCCATCTATCTGGCTGACGCGGAACGGGCTGGAGTGGTCAATTCCAAGATCGCCAAACGCAAGAAGGAGCACCAGGCGCCATGA
- a CDS encoding V-type ATP synthase subunit B: MPATLVSYSKILEIVGDILRVVVPAGASQKAAAPRFNDLAVVQNRNGTSSLAQVIALKQDSVSLQVFRGTKGVATDSTVHFLGHPMEATYSNNILGRVFRGTGEPIDGGPGLEDDPKVPIGGPSVNPMCRILASKMIRTNVPMIDVFNCLVESQKIPIFSVSGEPFNAFLARIGIQADADVVVFGGLGLIFDDYYAFRKTFEDAGVFARTVMFVNLASDPIVERLLIPDMALAVAEKFAVEEGKRVLVLLTDMTSFADALKEISIAMDQVPANRGYPGDLYSQLARRYEKAADYAKGGSVTLLTVTTMPGDDITHPVPDNTGYITEGQFYLHDGVIDPFGSLSRLKQNVIGKITREDHNQIMNTCIRLYSGARDAEQKQAMAFELSDYDQRLIRFGGLFKTRFMDINVDISLEEALDLAWATLAECFQPAELLMKQDLLDKYFPAAAPSRPPSA; the protein is encoded by the coding sequence ATGCCTGCGACCCTGGTCAGTTACTCGAAGATTCTCGAGATCGTCGGTGATATCCTCCGGGTTGTGGTCCCCGCCGGCGCCAGCCAGAAGGCCGCGGCGCCACGGTTCAACGATCTGGCTGTCGTGCAGAACCGCAATGGCACCTCCTCCCTGGCCCAGGTGATCGCCCTGAAGCAGGACTCCGTGTCGCTGCAGGTGTTCCGCGGCACCAAGGGGGTGGCCACGGATTCCACCGTGCATTTTCTCGGCCACCCCATGGAGGCCACCTACTCCAACAACATTCTGGGGCGGGTGTTTCGCGGCACCGGCGAACCGATCGACGGCGGTCCTGGCCTTGAAGACGATCCGAAGGTCCCGATCGGGGGACCGTCCGTCAACCCGATGTGCCGGATTCTGGCTTCGAAGATGATCCGCACGAATGTGCCGATGATCGACGTGTTCAACTGTCTGGTGGAGAGCCAGAAGATCCCGATCTTTTCCGTGTCGGGGGAGCCCTTCAATGCTTTTCTGGCCCGCATCGGGATTCAGGCCGATGCCGATGTGGTCGTCTTCGGCGGCCTGGGTCTGATCTTTGACGACTACTACGCCTTTCGCAAGACCTTCGAGGATGCCGGTGTGTTCGCCCGAACGGTGATGTTCGTGAACCTGGCTTCCGACCCGATCGTTGAACGCTTGCTGATCCCGGACATGGCCTTGGCCGTGGCAGAAAAGTTCGCCGTGGAGGAGGGCAAGCGGGTGCTGGTGCTGCTCACGGACATGACCTCGTTCGCCGACGCCCTCAAGGAGATCAGCATCGCCATGGATCAGGTGCCGGCCAACCGGGGCTATCCAGGCGACCTCTATTCCCAGCTTGCCCGCCGCTATGAAAAGGCGGCCGATTACGCCAAGGGCGGCTCGGTGACGCTGCTCACGGTCACCACCATGCCCGGCGACGACATTACCCATCCCGTGCCCGACAACACCGGATACATCACCGAGGGGCAGTTCTATCTGCACGATGGGGTGATTGATCCGTTCGGTTCCCTGTCCCGTCTCAAGCAGAACGTGATCGGCAAGATCACCCGCGAGGATCACAACCAGATCATGAACACCTGCATCCGCCTTTACTCCGGTGCGCGCGATGCGGAGCAGAAGCAGGCCATGGCCTTCGAGCTGTCCGATTACGACCAGCGCCTGATCAGATTCGGAGGCCTGTTCAAGACCAGGTTCATGGACATCAATGTGGACATCTCCCTTGAGGAGGCCCTGGATCTGGCCTGGGCGACGTTGGCCGAGTGCTTCCAACCCGCTGAGCTGCTGATGAAGCAGGACCTGCTCGACAAGTACTTCCCAGCTGCGGCGCCGTCCCGCCCACCCTCTGCGTAG